From the Thermococcus sp. M39 genome, one window contains:
- a CDS encoding OsmC family protein, protein MSVKFKVKDVNENEASLKWIEGFQFLGYAREHSVTIDQKKEDGGENLGFKPTELLLLALGGCLGSRIVAEAMFKELKIEDLKLDIGISRAARTSESNAKWLITVKVHIKGDISKEEKEEIVEKAEKYCKISHILKGTCEIQAEVVS, encoded by the coding sequence ATGTCAGTTAAATTCAAAGTGAAAGACGTTAATGAAAATGAGGCTTCTTTAAAGTGGATAGAAGGCTTTCAGTTTCTCGGATATGCTAGAGAACATTCAGTTACGATAGACCAGAAAAAGGAAGATGGTGGAGAAAATCTGGGCTTTAAGCCTACTGAACTGCTTTTGCTTGCATTAGGTGGATGCTTGGGCTCAAGAATAGTTGCTGAGGCCATGTTTAAGGAACTAAAGATTGAAGACCTAAAGCTGGACATCGGAATTTCCAGAGCAGCACGTACAAGCGAAAGCAACGCCAAATGGCTGATAACAGTCAAGGTGCACATAAAGGGGGACATCAGCAAAGAAGAAAAGGAGGAAATTGTTGAAAAAGCAGAAAAATACTGCAAAATATCACACATTCTGAAAGGCACTTGTGAGATTCAAGCGGAAGTTGTATCTTAA
- a CDS encoding D-2-hydroxyacid dehydrogenase — translation MKVLVAAPLHEKAFEVLKNAGLEVVYEEYPREEKLLELVKDVDAIIVRSKPKVTRKVIENAPKLKVIGRAGVGLDNIDLEAAKERGIQVLNAPAAASRSTAELVFALLLTVARKVAFADRKMREGVWAKKQALGLELEGKTIGIIGFGRIGYNVAKIANAFGMRILLYDPYPNEERAKEVSGTFVDLETLLRESDVVTLHVPLLPSTKYLINEEKLKLMKPTAILINAARGGIVEERALVKALQEGWIYGAALDVFEEEPLPKDHPLTKLDNVVLTPHIGASTREAQERAGVEIAEKVIQALKS, via the coding sequence ATGAAGGTTTTGGTTGCCGCACCACTGCATGAAAAGGCTTTTGAAGTTTTGAAGAATGCTGGCTTAGAGGTTGTTTATGAGGAGTATCCACGGGAAGAAAAGCTTCTAGAGCTCGTTAAGGACGTTGATGCAATTATAGTTAGGAGCAAGCCAAAGGTAACGAGGAAGGTCATTGAAAATGCTCCGAAGCTCAAAGTTATTGGGAGAGCTGGCGTTGGTCTGGACAACATTGACCTTGAAGCGGCAAAGGAGAGAGGAATACAGGTCTTAAACGCGCCAGCAGCTGCAAGCAGGAGTACTGCTGAACTTGTTTTTGCATTGCTCTTAACCGTTGCCAGAAAAGTTGCCTTCGCCGACAGAAAAATGAGAGAAGGCGTTTGGGCAAAGAAGCAGGCTTTGGGACTCGAACTTGAAGGAAAGACTATTGGGATAATTGGTTTTGGCAGGATTGGTTATAACGTCGCAAAAATTGCCAATGCTTTTGGAATGAGGATTCTGCTTTACGATCCATATCCCAACGAGGAAAGGGCCAAAGAAGTTAGTGGAACCTTTGTTGATCTAGAGACCTTACTTAGAGAAAGTGACGTTGTTACTCTGCATGTGCCGCTGTTGCCGAGTACTAAGTACCTGATAAACGAGGAGAAGCTTAAGCTGATGAAGCCAACTGCAATTCTGATAAACGCTGCCCGCGGTGGAATTGTTGAGGAAAGAGCATTAGTCAAAGCTTTGCAGGAAGGCTGGATTTATGGGGCTGCCTTAGATGTCTTCGAGGAGGAGCCACTTCCGAAGGATCACCCGCTCACCAAACTTGACAATGTGGTTCTAACTCCGCACATCGGAGCAAGCACCAGGGAAGCCCAAGAAAGAGCTGGAGTTGAGATTGCAGAAAAAGTTATCCAAGCTTTGAAGAGCTGA
- a CDS encoding SWIM zinc finger domain-containing protein: protein MDNAEKKGKQYFKKGKVLWVLKYGDRLYGKVLGTYPYYVEVSIKGGKSRCTCPIGRDCKHVFAVLEAFENGEYFETLSPLVELSPQAVVDGIIFGNLEIGKSIILKELIYYVNHDESGSEAARLFRKAFALLKMEFSEEFYESLLIQFGEFKKVFYDYELTEEIERELEELKNLRQII from the coding sequence ATGGATAATGCGGAAAAGAAGGGAAAGCAGTATTTCAAAAAGGGCAAGGTTCTGTGGGTGCTGAAGTATGGAGATAGACTTTATGGAAAAGTTCTAGGGACTTATCCGTATTACGTTGAGGTCAGCATAAAAGGTGGAAAAAGCAGATGCACTTGTCCTATTGGGAGAGATTGCAAGCATGTATTTGCTGTGCTGGAGGCTTTTGAGAACGGAGAATATTTTGAGACACTAAGCCCTTTAGTAGAGCTTTCGCCGCAAGCTGTTGTGGATGGGATTATTTTTGGAAATCTTGAGATTGGAAAGTCCATTATCTTAAAGGAGCTAATCTATTATGTGAATCACGACGAAAGTGGAAGTGAGGCCGCGAGGCTATTTAGGAAAGCTTTTGCTCTGCTAAAGATGGAGTTTTCAGAGGAATTTTATGAATCCTTGCTCATACAGTTTGGAGAATTTAAGAAAGTTTTTTATGATTATGAGCTCACTGAGGAGATTGAGAGAGAGCTTGAAGAACTGAAAAATTTACGTCAAATAATCTAG
- a CDS encoding zinc-binding dehydrogenase: MRAAVLTSPKNIEFEERKTKPLEPDEVLVKVLYAGIAGTDLRIYNGTLSAKLPIVLGQEFVGEIREVGEKVDGFSKGEYVVVEPVLRCGRCEYCRSGKYTLCENLKVLGVNADGGFVQEIVVPEYTLHKIPKNVDIREAALVTPAAVALYAIKRAKVSFGDKVAILGGGAIGLSALQFAVAGGCDVVLVEPLEKRREFAEKVFWVDAVTPEEAVKAYPNAMDVVIEASGNPLAVNTAVEIAKKGGRIAIAGAFGRPGSVNLASIVKKDLEMRGVWLYPNLFGKVIEALEERKIKLAPYITHEFKFDDIKTAFEIAQSQDAIKVMIKIG; encoded by the coding sequence ATGAGAGCTGCAGTATTAACCTCCCCTAAGAATATAGAATTTGAAGAAAGAAAAACAAAACCTCTTGAGCCAGATGAAGTCCTGGTAAAAGTGCTATACGCTGGCATCGCTGGGACTGATTTGAGAATTTATAACGGTACACTATCCGCAAAACTTCCAATAGTGCTGGGACAGGAATTTGTGGGAGAGATAAGAGAGGTGGGAGAAAAAGTAGATGGCTTCTCAAAAGGAGAATATGTTGTAGTAGAACCAGTTCTTAGATGCGGCAGATGCGAATACTGCCGCTCTGGAAAATATACCCTCTGTGAAAACCTTAAGGTCTTGGGAGTTAATGCAGATGGTGGATTTGTCCAGGAAATTGTAGTGCCTGAATACACCTTGCACAAAATACCAAAAAACGTGGACATTAGAGAGGCTGCCCTTGTTACTCCAGCGGCTGTTGCGTTGTATGCCATTAAGAGGGCTAAAGTGTCCTTTGGCGATAAAGTTGCCATACTTGGCGGCGGAGCTATAGGACTCTCTGCCCTCCAGTTTGCTGTGGCAGGCGGATGTGACGTTGTGCTGGTTGAGCCCCTAGAGAAGAGGAGAGAGTTCGCTGAAAAGGTTTTCTGGGTAGATGCTGTTACCCCCGAAGAAGCCGTGAAGGCATACCCCAATGCCATGGATGTTGTAATTGAAGCTTCTGGAAATCCATTAGCTGTTAACACTGCAGTTGAAATAGCCAAAAAAGGCGGCAGGATAGCAATTGCAGGCGCTTTTGGCAGGCCTGGCAGTGTGAATCTGGCGAGCATAGTGAAGAAAGACCTGGAGATGCGGGGGGTCTGGCTGTATCCGAACCTTTTTGGTAAAGTAATAGAAGCCTTAGAAGAGAGAAAAATAAAATTGGCACCGTACATCACCCACGAATTCAAATTTGATGATATCAAAACTGCCTTCGAGATTGCGCAGAGTCAGGATGCCATTAAAGTTATGATAAAGATTGGGTGA
- a CDS encoding ketopantoate reductase family protein, translating into MLIYIIGAGAIGSLFGGLLANVGYNVVLIGRKEQVKAINQNGLKITGLTNLTVNVKAYEHPPGEEPDLIILATKAYSTKDALSCVGDIIGNKTWILSIQNGLGNEDLALQYTSNVLGGITTNGATLLDWGTVQWSGKGETIVGVYPKGKHKFAHKVAEVFTNAGIPTRVSENITGVKWAKAIVNSAINPLGALLGVKNGFLVENDYAKNILIEIAEESYEVAKKLGIEFEFDPVELTIRTAEMTKDNYNSMLQDLQRRKRTEINYINGKIVEFASKAGTDAKLNELFWKLIKAKEEVVLNSIYKHKRC; encoded by the coding sequence ATGCTAATCTATATAATTGGAGCAGGAGCAATAGGATCGTTGTTTGGAGGATTACTGGCTAATGTAGGATATAATGTAGTGTTGATTGGCAGAAAAGAGCAGGTTAAAGCTATCAACCAAAATGGGCTTAAAATTACAGGGTTGACTAACTTAACTGTGAATGTTAAAGCCTACGAGCATCCGCCAGGTGAGGAGCCTGATTTAATAATCCTAGCAACTAAAGCTTACTCTACAAAAGATGCTTTAAGCTGTGTTGGAGATATAATAGGGAATAAAACCTGGATACTAAGCATACAAAATGGACTGGGGAATGAAGACTTAGCACTGCAGTATACGTCAAATGTGCTTGGAGGGATTACAACAAATGGGGCTACACTCTTAGATTGGGGTACTGTGCAATGGAGCGGAAAAGGAGAAACCATAGTTGGCGTATATCCAAAAGGAAAACACAAATTCGCCCATAAAGTTGCAGAGGTATTTACCAATGCTGGGATTCCCACCAGAGTAAGTGAAAACATAACCGGTGTCAAATGGGCTAAAGCTATTGTTAACTCTGCGATTAACCCATTGGGTGCTTTACTTGGGGTCAAGAACGGCTTTTTAGTGGAAAACGACTATGCAAAGAACATATTAATAGAGATCGCTGAGGAAAGCTATGAAGTGGCTAAAAAGCTGGGCATAGAGTTTGAATTCGATCCAGTAGAATTGACAATTAGAACAGCGGAGATGACCAAAGATAATTACAATTCAATGCTCCAAGATTTGCAGCGTAGAAAGAGGACAGAAATTAATTATATTAATGGGAAGATAGTCGAGTTTGCGTCGAAAGCTGGAACTGATGCTAAACTCAACGAACTGTTTTGGAAATTAATTAAGGCGAAAGAAGAAGTTGTACTTAATTCAATTTACAAACACAAGAGGTGTTAA
- a CDS encoding TatD family hydrolase has protein sequence MERGYVDAHTHAYMLPKKDLELMSLAGVSDIVLCSFVPVATYPETLMDHFEELEGVHYPRLLEQGINAHIFVGIHPMSIPKDWKKLLPVIEEYITSGRAVGIGEVGLHTASNIEVEVLREQLKIAKEYEVPAILHIPPGDKRIEVVHKILELVGELKIDPGRVVIDHVSDDIIDIVNDAGAVPGLSIKPPLLTPERVAKNIEKYENGLLNSDCASLTDTDPLAVPRTVKYLKMRGIEKRAVEKLAYLNAQKTLKIK, from the coding sequence ATGGAGAGAGGGTATGTAGATGCGCATACACACGCGTATATGCTCCCAAAAAAGGATTTGGAACTCATGAGCTTAGCGGGGGTAAGTGATATTGTGCTGTGCAGCTTTGTGCCTGTAGCAACTTATCCTGAAACTTTAATGGATCATTTTGAGGAACTGGAAGGTGTACACTATCCAAGGTTATTAGAACAGGGCATTAACGCCCATATATTCGTTGGAATACACCCCATGAGCATTCCAAAAGATTGGAAGAAATTGCTTCCAGTCATTGAGGAGTATATAACCAGTGGTAGGGCTGTTGGTATAGGAGAAGTAGGGCTTCATACAGCGAGCAATATCGAGGTTGAAGTTCTGAGAGAGCAGCTCAAGATTGCCAAAGAGTACGAGGTTCCGGCTATACTGCACATACCTCCGGGAGACAAGCGTATTGAAGTCGTTCACAAAATCCTCGAGTTGGTTGGTGAGCTCAAAATAGATCCGGGCAGAGTTGTTATAGACCACGTGAGTGATGACATAATAGACATCGTCAATGATGCAGGAGCAGTGCCAGGACTTTCTATTAAGCCACCATTGCTAACACCAGAGAGAGTCGCCAAGAACATTGAAAAATACGAAAACGGGCTACTAAATAGTGATTGTGCATCTTTGACCGATACAGACCCATTAGCCGTTCCGAGAACTGTTAAGTACCTCAAGATGCGTGGAATAGAGAAGAGAGCAGTCGAAAAATTAGCATATCTTAACGCCCAAAAGACACTAAAAATCAAGTGA
- the pyk gene encoding pyruvate kinase has protein sequence MRLPSHKTKIIATIGPASNSKSMIEKLIRAGMNIARINFAHGSFEQHAKTIETIREISDRLNIRVAILGDLPGLKIRVGKLKNDAVILQRGQSVVLTTKDIEGDETTIPVECETFSKLVSKGDIVYLSDGYITLKVEDVHGDEVICRVIVGGTLFSRKGINIPKVNLPLEAITERDLEILEFALEHDVDAIGISFVGSAYDVMKVKRFAEKKGKQIFTIAKIERPDAVRNFDEILNAADGIMIARGDLGVEMPIEKLPIIQKKLINKANLVGKPVITATQMLVSMTTDKIPTRAEVTDVANAILDGTDAVMLSEETAIGKYPVEAVRMMARIAKTTEAYRESFGHTRMLEWKEKIPKKGTIKDAITRSIIEALGALDIKYILTPTRTGETARLISRFKPKQWILAFAADEKVCNSLMFSYGVYPFCVEDTTNEKELIQLIKDLGIVKTNDTVLLTAGKPIEKTVGTNTIKIFTIA, from the coding sequence ATGAGACTTCCATCACATAAAACAAAAATAATTGCAACAATAGGGCCAGCTTCTAATTCGAAGAGCATGATTGAAAAGCTAATAAGGGCCGGGATGAATATTGCGAGAATTAATTTTGCCCATGGAAGCTTTGAGCAACATGCAAAAACAATTGAAACGATAAGGGAGATCTCAGATAGACTAAACATTAGGGTAGCTATTCTTGGAGACTTACCAGGCTTAAAAATTAGAGTGGGCAAGCTCAAAAATGATGCTGTGATTTTACAGAGAGGACAGAGTGTAGTGCTAACAACTAAAGATATAGAAGGCGATGAGACAACAATTCCAGTAGAATGCGAGACATTTTCAAAGCTGGTCTCTAAGGGAGACATAGTATATCTAAGCGATGGATATATCACTTTAAAGGTTGAAGATGTTCATGGAGATGAGGTAATCTGTAGGGTAATTGTTGGGGGCACACTTTTCTCAAGAAAGGGTATTAATATTCCAAAGGTTAATCTTCCGCTTGAAGCAATTACTGAAAGGGATCTAGAAATTTTGGAATTTGCACTTGAACATGATGTTGATGCCATCGGAATTTCTTTTGTTGGCTCAGCTTATGATGTTATGAAAGTCAAAAGATTTGCCGAAAAGAAAGGGAAACAGATATTCACAATAGCAAAGATTGAAAGACCAGATGCCGTTAGAAACTTTGACGAGATACTCAACGCTGCAGATGGAATAATGATAGCACGTGGCGATTTAGGAGTTGAGATGCCAATAGAAAAGCTCCCAATAATCCAGAAAAAGCTCATAAACAAGGCAAATCTTGTCGGAAAACCAGTTATAACAGCGACTCAGATGCTCGTGTCAATGACTACTGACAAAATACCAACGAGGGCTGAAGTTACAGATGTTGCAAATGCTATTTTAGATGGGACTGATGCTGTCATGCTCTCTGAAGAAACAGCGATAGGCAAATATCCCGTTGAAGCTGTAAGGATGATGGCAAGGATTGCGAAGACCACTGAAGCATACAGAGAATCTTTCGGACACACAAGAATGCTTGAATGGAAGGAAAAGATACCGAAGAAAGGCACAATAAAAGATGCCATAACGAGGAGTATAATTGAAGCCCTTGGGGCTCTTGACATCAAATATATATTAACTCCAACAAGAACTGGAGAGACTGCCAGACTAATTTCACGCTTTAAGCCAAAGCAATGGATTTTGGCTTTTGCTGCTGACGAAAAAGTGTGTAATAGCTTAATGTTTTCTTATGGAGTTTATCCATTCTGTGTTGAGGACACTACAAATGAAAAGGAGCTTATTCAGCTCATAAAAGACCTCGGAATTGTGAAGACCAACGACACTGTACTTTTAACCGCAGGAAAGCCGATAGAAAAGACAGTGGGGACAAATACGATAAAGATTTTCACAATCGCTTAA
- a CDS encoding acetate--CoA ligase family protein: MDRVTKAREIIEKAKAEGRPLVEPEAKEILKLYGIPTPDFKVARNEDEAVKFAREIGYPVVMKIVSPQIIHKSDAGGVKINIKNDDEAREAFRTIMENAKRYKPDADLWGVIIYKMLPLGKEVIVGMIRDPQFGPAVMFGLGGIFVEILKDVSFRVAPITKEEALEMIKEIKAYPILAGARGEKPVNIEALADIIVKVGELALELPEIKELDINPIFAYEDEAVAVDARMLL, from the coding sequence ATGGATAGGGTTACAAAAGCAAGAGAAATTATCGAGAAAGCCAAGGCTGAGGGTAGGCCTCTTGTAGAACCAGAGGCTAAGGAGATTCTCAAGCTCTACGGCATTCCAACCCCAGATTTCAAGGTTGCAAGAAATGAGGATGAAGCTGTTAAGTTTGCAAGGGAAATTGGCTATCCAGTTGTCATGAAGATTGTCTCACCACAGATTATACACAAGAGCGATGCTGGTGGTGTTAAGATAAACATTAAAAATGATGATGAGGCAAGAGAAGCCTTCAGAACAATTATGGAAAATGCAAAGAGATACAAGCCAGATGCAGACCTTTGGGGTGTCATAATCTATAAGATGCTCCCACTCGGAAAGGAAGTTATCGTTGGTATGATTAGGGATCCACAGTTTGGTCCAGCTGTCATGTTTGGTCTCGGTGGTATCTTCGTTGAGATTCTCAAGGATGTCAGCTTTAGAGTTGCTCCAATAACAAAGGAAGAAGCCCTTGAAATGATTAAGGAAATCAAGGCTTACCCAATACTCGCTGGTGCAAGAGGAGAAAAACCAGTAAACATTGAGGCTTTAGCAGACATCATTGTCAAAGTCGGTGAATTAGCTCTTGAGCTTCCAGAGATCAAAGAGCTCGACATTAACCCAATCTTTGCTTATGAAGATGAGGCAGTTGCAGTTGATGCAAGAATGCTACTTTGA
- a CDS encoding DUF2250 domain-containing protein, giving the protein MDEEIKNLDELQKKIILHLLIFGPDTPKLMSRRLLGTKTYINLHEIEDACLELCKKGLIRKITGKIVPKHAPTSSIKPHIKIRAKSREIRRHGQYFELTKEGKQIGKIIRREYRL; this is encoded by the coding sequence ATGGATGAGGAGATAAAGAATTTAGATGAATTGCAGAAGAAGATTATTTTACACCTTTTAATATTTGGACCAGACACTCCCAAGCTAATGAGCAGGAGACTTTTGGGAACAAAGACCTACATCAACTTACATGAAATAGAGGATGCCTGCTTAGAACTATGTAAAAAAGGGCTTATCAGAAAGATCACTGGAAAAATAGTACCGAAACATGCTCCTACTTCAAGTATAAAACCACATATTAAAATTCGGGCAAAATCGAGAGAAATTAGAAGACACGGACAATACTTTGAACTAACAAAGGAGGGGAAGCAAATTGGGAAAATCATCAGAAGAGAGTACAGATTGTAA
- a CDS encoding DUF4139 domain-containing protein, translated as MKKKILGGIFVAFLLLAMIVLHQTRAADESGTLVLYDSARIGVVEKTITLDLKKGFNEVPLEEIEGLNIEEVTVKPLSDKVTVLGIISQAYPSKGVLEANIGKTVTIKLKSGETITGKFLGYKDGKIAVQGDSYYLIEPEEVAYMKLAELGSKAKAQTYAIIQAEEDGKYKFKLIYRVQSIGWSSRYKLYLTNKALLFGYIVIDNPTNKTFEDFKVMLVSGEVNFYAPPQVVMERIYATAEKAVAGIPEQPQKIEAFYLYNLGILSVNPFEKKMIPYITQETSFERKYLYESYPYGGSNEIYEIISFKTEKVLPAGIVEIYKEMNDTTVLIGEQKIDHTAKGDILRLKLGRDVDLKGKTEILEQRRESDSTYYKVRITIENFGDETKEVIVRHYKWSGKILSSTVEPIDETAHYVEFKVTVKPGEKKEIVFDYRV; from the coding sequence ATGAAAAAGAAAATTTTAGGTGGAATTTTTGTAGCTTTTTTGCTCTTGGCAATGATAGTACTACATCAAACAAGGGCTGCAGATGAAAGCGGAACTTTGGTTCTCTACGACTCTGCACGCATTGGAGTTGTCGAGAAAACAATTACCTTAGACCTCAAAAAGGGATTCAATGAAGTTCCTCTCGAGGAGATTGAAGGTTTGAATATTGAGGAAGTTACAGTAAAGCCTTTGAGCGACAAAGTTACGGTTCTGGGAATTATTTCGCAAGCATACCCAAGCAAAGGAGTGCTTGAAGCAAACATTGGAAAAACTGTCACAATAAAGCTGAAGAGTGGTGAAACAATAACGGGGAAGTTTTTAGGCTACAAAGACGGCAAGATAGCAGTTCAGGGAGATTCCTACTATCTGATTGAGCCCGAGGAAGTTGCATATATGAAGCTTGCTGAACTGGGAAGCAAAGCCAAAGCCCAAACTTATGCCATTATACAAGCTGAGGAAGATGGAAAGTATAAGTTCAAGCTGATTTACAGAGTTCAGTCGATTGGCTGGAGCTCAAGGTATAAGCTTTACCTAACCAACAAAGCCTTGCTCTTTGGATACATAGTGATTGACAATCCTACAAACAAGACATTTGAAGACTTTAAAGTTATGCTCGTTTCGGGGGAAGTGAACTTCTATGCTCCTCCGCAAGTCGTTATGGAAAGGATTTATGCGACGGCAGAAAAAGCAGTTGCTGGAATTCCAGAGCAACCTCAAAAAATTGAAGCATTCTACCTTTACAACCTTGGAATACTCAGTGTAAACCCATTTGAAAAGAAGATGATACCTTACATTACCCAAGAGACATCTTTTGAAAGGAAGTATCTATACGAGAGCTATCCCTACGGTGGAAGTAATGAAATTTACGAGATTATCTCATTTAAGACTGAGAAAGTGCTTCCAGCTGGCATTGTAGAGATTTACAAAGAAATGAACGATACAACAGTTTTAATTGGTGAGCAGAAAATTGATCACACCGCTAAAGGCGATATATTGAGGCTCAAGCTTGGAAGGGATGTCGATCTAAAAGGCAAAACAGAAATCCTCGAGCAGAGAAGAGAAAGCGATTCAACATACTACAAAGTGAGAATTACAATTGAGAATTTTGGAGACGAGACGAAAGAAGTTATTGTCAGGCATTACAAGTGGAGTGGCAAAATATTGAGCTCTACAGTAGAACCAATAGATGAAACAGCACACTATGTGGAGTTCAAAGTAACTGTAAAGCCAGGAGAAAAGAAGGAAATAGTGTTCGACTATAGAGTTTAA
- a CDS encoding sulfite exporter TauE/SafE family protein: MGSIISSIISGFISGLSLGLTGSGGSILAVPLLVYFVGLDPHLAVGTSLVAVGITAIIGLLLHLRQGNVLFKIGFVMAIPSILGIYIGSYLNKAVEGPILLVLFAFLMIAMGIKMMEEGENKVVSLHTDKEKTDFSRILVLGFVVGIASGFFGVGGGFLIVPALTIGAGLKMHKAVGTSLFIIVLNGFAGLISYELQGRPIDIPITLLFVIGGFVGNFIGTRVAKSLSCKELKQVFALIVVIVAFYLIAINLPKVI, from the coding sequence GTGGGCAGCATAATAAGCTCAATTATCTCAGGCTTTATATCCGGTTTATCCTTGGGTCTTACCGGTAGTGGCGGGTCTATTCTCGCAGTCCCTCTGCTGGTGTACTTTGTTGGTCTTGACCCCCATCTTGCAGTAGGAACTTCGCTGGTGGCTGTTGGAATAACTGCCATCATTGGACTTCTCCTACATTTGAGACAAGGTAACGTACTATTTAAAATCGGCTTTGTAATGGCAATTCCAAGTATTCTTGGAATTTACATTGGAAGCTACTTAAATAAGGCTGTAGAGGGTCCGATTCTTTTAGTACTCTTCGCTTTTTTGATGATTGCAATGGGTATCAAAATGATGGAAGAGGGTGAAAACAAAGTTGTCTCCTTACATACAGATAAAGAAAAGACTGATTTTAGCCGTATTCTGGTACTTGGATTTGTTGTGGGTATTGCATCGGGATTTTTTGGTGTCGGTGGTGGATTTTTAATAGTTCCCGCTCTAACCATTGGTGCTGGTCTCAAAATGCACAAAGCAGTTGGAACATCTTTATTTATAATTGTTCTCAATGGCTTTGCTGGACTGATTAGTTATGAACTCCAAGGAAGACCAATAGACATTCCTATAACGCTTCTTTTCGTTATTGGGGGATTTGTTGGGAATTTTATTGGAACACGTGTCGCTAAATCCCTTTCATGCAAAGAGTTGAAGCAAGTTTTTGCTCTAATTGTTGTGATTGTAGCGTTTTACTTAATAGCAATTAATCTACCGAAGGTAATCTGA
- a CDS encoding DUF2250 domain-containing protein, translating to MGKSSEESTDCNEKLMGILKSLTPLQVYILAHLRQANIDYAKSIAKMIEMPIEKVAESLEELEKLGIIERTHGAAIKRTEARFKLSAEVRKHHTYYRLTKEGKHLLRTIKTNNLLGEYLSNISGYRNTLELLLFLKKARYEHAATISRVFSVNLEDTRSILRNLVKLNLIAECKPKILKRKHRKAKPKKETRTQHKYYKLSRLGELLIRYYT from the coding sequence TTGGGAAAATCATCAGAAGAGAGTACAGATTGTAATGAAAAATTAATGGGCATCCTGAAGTCACTGACACCACTACAAGTATACATACTGGCACACTTACGTCAAGCAAACATAGATTATGCCAAATCAATAGCTAAGATGATAGAGATGCCAATAGAAAAAGTTGCAGAATCCTTGGAGGAGCTGGAAAAACTTGGAATAATAGAGCGCACTCATGGTGCTGCTATTAAGAGAACCGAGGCAAGATTCAAACTGAGTGCTGAGGTTCGAAAGCATCACACTTATTACAGACTAACTAAAGAAGGAAAGCACCTGTTACGAACTATTAAAACAAACAACTTGCTCGGTGAATACCTGAGCAATATCTCTGGATACAGGAATACTTTAGAACTCTTATTATTTTTGAAAAAAGCAAGATATGAACATGCCGCGACCATATCTCGTGTATTCTCAGTGAATCTTGAGGATACTCGAAGCATACTTAGAAATCTTGTGAAACTGAACCTAATAGCGGAATGTAAGCCGAAAATATTGAAAAGGAAGCATAGAAAGGCAAAACCCAAGAAGGAAACACGAACCCAGCACAAATACTACAAATTATCTAGACTTGGGGAACTTCTTATTAGGTATTATACATAG